A window of Paenibacillus phoenicis genomic DNA:
GCGCCCGGCAAGCTCCATCACGATTTGCTCCGGCGATAACGATGCTTCGAAAGATTCCTCTGTATGGCTTGGTACCACTTCGAAAGGAATCGCCAGAGATGCGACTAATTCACGCCTGCGAGGTGAAGTGGAAGCAAGAATAATCCGGCGCAAATTTGCGGTATCCATTATGGAACTCTCCTTTGTAGAAAACGAATTGATGTCCTGAATGGTTACATGCATAAGTTGGTAAAAAATAGATAAGAATCGACAACGGTTTGCTGTCATCCCCGCCATTTTTTGACACTAACCTATTATAAGATTATTATGGCCCCAGGCGCAAACACAAAAAGGACAGGGGAAACTATTTCCAGCCCCCTGTCTTTGGATTAAATGACCTGTTGCATATTTATACTCCGTCGTGAACGAGTGACTGCTCGGCCATAATGAAGCGCATCATCTCATTTTGTACTTCCCAGAGCAGTGTTTTTGCCCCGTTTTTCTGATATTCGCTCATGGCCTCGACCGCCCCGTTGATCGCTTTCTCCATTTCACCGGCCAGGGCTGCCCCCGCCGTAGACCATTTCCCGCGGATCGCCGAAGCGCTTTGTGTCCAGGCCTGGTGCTTGGCCCCCAATTGCTCTAGTTCCGGGTGCTGCTGCGGCTGCGGGTCCGCTTCGGTCAGCAGCGCTGCGGACGAGGTGCTAAGCAGGTCAACCAGCTCTGCGCTCTGCGCCATAAACCCTTCCAACGCTTCGCGTTCGCCGGCAAATGGGACGTTAGCCGCTGCCGGGAACGAGATCTCGTGCAAAATCAGGTTCACACCTGCCGCCTTCAGTTGACCGGTAAGCAGTTTCGATTGCTCTCTATCCGTGGAGACCCCGGCATAAACCCGTTTCTCGTCGACCGTATCCCGGGCAGCTGCAATACCGGACGCTTGCAGTTCCTCCTGCGCCAGCTGCACCCCCTGCGCCGTGCTAAACACGCCATATTGCAGGAAGTAGTAAGTCTGCTCCGGCAATGCGACGCTAATAAGCGGAACGTTATCCTCGGTTGCGGGGTCCTCCCCTTCAATCTCCCCCATGGCCGGCTGGCTTGCTGTGTCTCCCGATTCCACCTGCTGCGGCGTGTTCGTGTTAATCCCTGGAAGAGGGAGTTCGATCTCCTGATTAAATAAAGATAGCACGACATACCCAAACAGTGCGCCCGTAACAATCGCTCCGGTCAAAGAGCCGGCCACCTTCCACCAGGAGGTTCGGTGAGGACGGGTATAGATGGGAGGGGTCTCCTCCTGCCACTCTGTCTGCCAAGGGTCTTTGTCGTAAATTTCTTCCCAATCGTCCCGAGTTGTCCCCATCGGATCTTGGCGTTGTCTCTGGTCTTGTCCGCCCGGAAAGACAGTGAGCCCCATCCCTGTATGGTCCGTGAAGGGATCCCCCCATTCCTCTACCGTCTCTACCGCTCGATATTGGGGTGTCGTCCTCCGTATCGGCTCCTCAGCAATCTCCCGCTCCGGCCGGATTTCCCGGCCATCCCTGTCAAACCGGAATGTCATTTTGGCTTTGTTCACGGTCCGCACGCTCCTTGTCCATTCTTCTACCCTATCCATATGAACGCGAACTAACGGTTATGCCAAGCCTAAAGAGGTGAGGTTCGTAGATTGTAAGAAACGAAAAAAACGGCCTCCCCGGGAACCAAAGCCCGGTAAAGACCGTTTATACTGAAGGGTAAAGCTTGAGGCTTTAGTTAGACAGCCCTTTGGTCAGCTCGTACCCCACTTTGTAGATGTCGCCCGCGCCCATCGTCAGCACGAGATCGCCAGGCTTCAAACGATGCTGCAAATCGGCAATTACGTCCTGCTTCGTCGGCAAGTAACGAGCGCCGGGATTGCTGTTTTGTTTGATCAATTCGACCAGCTTCGAGGAGCTCACGCCTTCGATCGCTTTCTCTCCGGCCGGCGAATAAATATCGGTGATGATCACCTCATCCGCTTCTCCAAACGCCCGGCTGAACGCATCCAACAAGAAGAAGGTGCGTGTATAACGCTGCGGCTGGAAGACGGCGATAATCCGCTTGCCGGTCGCCTTGGCCGCTGCGATCGTCGCTTGGATTTCCGTCGGATGGTGAGCGTAATCGTCGATGATCAGAATGCCGTTCTTCTCCCCAAGCACCTGGAAGCGGCGCTTCGCGCCATGGAAGTGGCGCAACGCTTTTACAATTTCATTGAACGGAATGCCTGCCTCCATGCAGACGATGACGGTCGCCATGGCGTTGTAAACATTATGCCGACCAGGCACAGACAATTCCACCGTACCAAGCTCCCGGTCGCCTTGATGCATCTTAAAGGTTACACAGCGATCCCCAAGCTCGATCTCCCGGGCCGTATAATCGCAGTTGGTTTCGATGCCGTACGTAATCATCTGGCTTTGAACCCGAGGAAGCAATTCCCGTATGTTCGGGTCGTCTCCGCATACGACAGCCTTGCCGTCCGGTTTAATCTGATTCAGAA
This region includes:
- a CDS encoding SPOR domain-containing protein gives rise to the protein MNKAKMTFRFDRDGREIRPEREIAEEPIRRTTPQYRAVETVEEWGDPFTDHTGMGLTVFPGGQDQRQRQDPMGTTRDDWEEIYDKDPWQTEWQEETPPIYTRPHRTSWWKVAGSLTGAIVTGALFGYVVLSLFNQEIELPLPGINTNTPQQVESGDTASQPAMGEIEGEDPATEDNVPLISVALPEQTYYFLQYGVFSTAQGVQLAQEELQASGIAAARDTVDEKRVYAGVSTDREQSKLLTGQLKAAGVNLILHEISFPAAANVPFAGEREALEGFMAQSAELVDLLSTSSAALLTEADPQPQQHPELEQLGAKHQAWTQSASAIRGKWSTAGAALAGEMEKAINGAVEAMSEYQKNGAKTLLWEVQNEMMRFIMAEQSLVHDGV
- the murC gene encoding UDP-N-acetylmuramate--L-alanine ligase; the encoded protein is MSAIARVMLEMGYTVTGSDVASQELTEKLAAKGAKIYIGHTAEHVHGADLVVYSTALPQDNVERLEAQEQGIPVLHRSQMLARLLNERNGVAVAGAHGKTTTSSMIALAMELCGTDPTYIIGGEIMDMGTNAKAGQGKCVVAEADESDGSFLQYYPSLGVVTNIEADHLENYGGDFNRLKEAYVQFLNQIKPDGKAVVCGDDPNIRELLPRVQSQMITYGIETNCDYTAREIELGDRCVTFKMHQGDRELGTVELSVPGRHNVYNAMATVIVCMEAGIPFNEIVKALRHFHGAKRRFQVLGEKNGILIIDDYAHHPTEIQATIAAAKATGKRIIAVFQPQRYTRTFFLLDAFSRAFGEADEVIITDIYSPAGEKAIEGVSSSKLVELIKQNSNPGARYLPTKQDVIADLQHRLKPGDLVLTMGAGDIYKVGYELTKGLSN